A genomic region of Alnus glutinosa chromosome 11, dhAlnGlut1.1, whole genome shotgun sequence contains the following coding sequences:
- the LOC133882731 gene encoding protein XAP5 CIRCADIAN TIMEKEEPER → MSGMGDGYVGTAQDGVRIRKLEKQREAERRKIQELKDKSASAKGQPGLLQFGKSRAEILEHAFKKETVGLVTREEYVEKRINIRNKIEEEEKEKLQKLQQEEEELQLKKRKQRKIKGNSRLSFADDIENGSEEEDGENASQSKKLRHGKFGKDPTVETSFLPDSEREAEEQAERERLQRQWFLEQEQIRNEPLQITYSYWDGAGHRRAIQVRKGDAIGEFLRAVQQQLAPEFREIRTTSVENLLYVKEDLIIPHQHSFYELIINKARGKSGPLFHFDVHEDVRTIADATIEKDESHAGKVVERHWYEKNKHIFPASRWEIYDPTKKWERYTIHGD, encoded by the exons aTGTCGGGTATGGGAGACGGGTACGTGGGCACGGCCCAGGACGGCGTGCGGATCCGAAAGCTCGAGAAGCAGAGAGAAGCCGAACGCCGCAAAATCCAGGAGCTCAAGGACAAGTCCGCCTCCGCCAAGGGCCAGCCGGGTCTCCTCCAGTTCGGCAAAAGCCGGGCCGAG ATTCTCGAGCACGCGTTTAAGAAGGAAACTGTGGGTTTGGTTACAAGAGAAGAGTATGTTGAGAAG AGAATTAATATTCGGAACAAAatcgaagaagaagagaaggagaagctTCAGAAGCTACAGCAAGA GGAGGAGGAACTTCAATTAAAGAAGCGTAAACAGAGGAAGATAAAGGGGAATTCGCGGTTATCGTTCGCAGATGATATCGAGAATGGTAGTGAAGAGGAGGATGGTGAAAATG CTTCGCAATCAAAGAAGCTTCGGCATGGCAAATTTGGTAAAGATCCAACAGTGGAAACTAGCTTTCTGCCAGATAG TGAGAGGGAGGCGGAGGAACAAGCTGAGCGTGAAAGACTGCAGAGACAGTGGTTTCTTGAGCAGGAGCAGATTCGAA ATGAGCCTCTTCAAATTACTTACAGCTACTGGGATGGTGCTGGCCATAGGCGGGCAATTCAG GTACGCAAGGGGGATGCAATAGGAGAGTTTCTTCGGGCAGTTCAGCAGCAACTTGCACCGGAGTTTCGAGAAATTCGTACAACCTCAGTGGAGAATTTGCTTTATGTGAAAGAGGATCTTATCATTCCCCAT CAGCATAGTTTTTATGAGCTAATCATTAACAAGGCTAGGGGCAAAAGTGGACCg CTTTTCCACTTTGACGTGCATGAAGATGTGCGAACCATTGCTGATGCAACGATAGAAAAGGATGAG TCTCATGCTGGGAAAGTTGTTGAGAGGCATTGGTACGAAAAGAACAAGCATATTTTCCCTGCTTCAAGATGGGAG ATATATGACCCAACCAAAAAATGGGAGCGTTATACTATCCATGGGGACTGA